From Thermotoga sp. Ku-13t, the proteins below share one genomic window:
- a CDS encoding MBL fold metallo-hydrolase: MKFEILVPGGSIRFPPYVMAPYCTVALLSDGERLVLVEPGGFPSWEALERALKERGIKPQDVTDLVVSHVHMDHIFCSIFFANATVHVHERYREKNYAAFGPMSGPFYSMVLESWKKVQTLKDGDVLFDCVRVFHTPYHSSEHISLLIETENMGKILMPGDICYSRIEYFEYMKGYKKDAAGEFITKMSKECDWIVFSHDVPMKVGGG; the protein is encoded by the coding sequence ATGAAGTTCGAAATTCTCGTACCGGGTGGGAGCATCAGATTTCCACCTTACGTGATGGCACCCTACTGCACCGTGGCGCTGCTGAGCGACGGGGAAAGACTCGTGCTCGTTGAACCCGGAGGATTTCCAAGCTGGGAAGCTCTGGAACGTGCGTTGAAAGAAAGGGGCATCAAACCACAGGACGTGACGGACCTCGTTGTGTCGCACGTGCATATGGACCACATTTTCTGCTCGATCTTTTTCGCAAACGCCACGGTCCACGTCCACGAAAGATACAGGGAGAAGAACTACGCCGCGTTTGGGCCGATGAGCGGGCCTTTCTACAGCATGGTTTTGGAAAGCTGGAAAAAAGTTCAAACACTCAAAGATGGGGACGTGCTCTTCGATTGTGTGCGGGTGTTTCACACACCGTACCATTCTTCAGAACACATCTCTTTGTTGATAGAGACCGAGAACATGGGAAAGATCCTGATGCCTGGGGACATATGTTACAGCAGGATCGAGTACTTCGAGTACATGAAAGGTTACAAGAAAGACGCGGCAGGAGAATTCATCACGAAGATGTCCAAGGAGTGCGACTGGATCGTTTTCAGTCACGATGTCCCCATGAAGGTTGGAGGTGGGTGA
- a CDS encoding undecaprenyl-diphosphate phosphatase yields the protein MLLAAVQGATEFLPVSSSGHVLLFSKLFQVDTSLRTVVLLHAGSLLAVVLFVSRDILRVLKTWRILVNLVVSTIPAAVVGLFFEEYVEMVFENSTFLPLFFSITAIFLLLASLKEGDKSLESMSIKHAFLIGLFQAIAVLPGVSRSGMVLSAVTLFGFRKEEAVSYTFLMAIPVLLGASLLKLRQADLVMSPVFAVSFFSSLIALAVLKKMVTIRKLRLFADYCLTIAFLSFLLG from the coding sequence TTGCTCCTGGCAGCGGTACAGGGTGCGACAGAATTTTTGCCCGTTTCGAGTTCAGGCCACGTTCTTCTGTTCTCGAAACTGTTCCAGGTCGATACGAGCCTGCGAACAGTCGTCCTCTTACACGCGGGAAGCTTGCTCGCGGTGGTCTTGTTCGTTAGTAGAGACATCCTGAGAGTTTTAAAAACATGGAGAATCCTTGTGAACCTCGTTGTTTCCACCATCCCGGCGGCGGTCGTGGGCCTTTTCTTCGAAGAATATGTTGAGATGGTGTTTGAAAATTCGACTTTTCTACCTCTGTTCTTTTCCATCACCGCGATTTTCTTACTTCTGGCGTCGTTGAAGGAGGGAGACAAAAGCTTGGAATCGATGAGCATCAAGCACGCGTTCCTGATAGGGCTGTTCCAGGCGATCGCTGTCTTGCCGGGTGTTTCGAGGAGCGGAATGGTCTTATCCGCCGTCACACTGTTCGGTTTCAGAAAGGAAGAGGCTGTGAGCTACACGTTCCTGATGGCGATACCTGTGCTACTCGGTGCGAGTTTGCTGAAATTGAGGCAAGCGGACCTGGTGATGAGTCCGGTTTTCGCGGTTTCTTTCTTCAGCAGTTTGATTGCGCTCGCCGTGTTGAAAAAGATGGTCACGATACGAAAATTGCGACTGTTCGCCGATTATTGTCTGACGATCGCATTTTTGAGTTTTCTTTTGGGGTGA
- a CDS encoding carboxymuconolactone decarboxylase family protein codes for MIEEFIDYRARLNKLIHEKGNLHTKRFMNLDSQVYEKGALDTKTKEMLGLVASMVLRCNDCIAYHMIRLFQLGTSDEEFFEIFNVALVVGGSIVIPHLRKAVEILEELRELERNGKTVSL; via the coding sequence ATGATAGAGGAATTCATCGATTACAGGGCAAGGTTGAACAAACTGATACACGAGAAGGGAAATCTTCACACGAAGCGGTTCATGAACCTCGACTCGCAGGTGTACGAGAAGGGTGCTCTGGATACGAAGACAAAGGAGATGCTTGGCCTCGTGGCTTCGATGGTGCTCAGGTGCAACGATTGCATCGCATACCACATGATAAGGTTGTTCCAGCTCGGAACGAGCGATGAGGAATTCTTCGAGATCTTCAACGTGGCGCTGGTCGTTGGGGGTTCGATCGTGATCCCGCACCTCAGGAAGGCGGTCGAAATCCTGGAGGAGCTGAGGGAGCTCGAGAGGAATGGCAAGACTGTTTCTCTTTGA